GACGGAGCCGGAGCCAGTTCGGGCGCGATCCCCAGCTGCGCCAATCCCGCGCACAGCGCATGGCTAATCGCGCGGTACGACTGGACGATACTGCCAGCGTACACGAGCGGATCATCGCTCGCCGCCACCAGCGAGTACGTCACCTCCTGATCGTGCAGGATTGCCCGTCCGCCGGTTGGCCGCCGCACAATATCGATGCCTAGCTCAGCACACGCCGCCTGATCGACATCCCGCTCCAGGCGCTGCCCCAGTCCAAGCGACAAACAGGCGGGAGTCCAGCGATAAAAGCGTAGCGTCGGCACCTGCTCAGCCGCATAGAGATCGGTGATTGCCTGATCGATCGCCATATTTTCCGCGCCGGAGCGCGGCAGCATGACCAGCAAGCGCCATAGATTGCCTGTCGTCATAGCTTAAACAGAGAA
The DNA window shown above is from Herpetosiphonaceae bacterium and carries:
- a CDS encoding lipoate--protein ligase family protein, yielding MTTGNLWRLLVMLPRSGAENMAIDQAITDLYAAEQVPTLRFYRWTPACLSLGLGQRLERDVDQAACAELGIDIVRRPTGGRAILHDQEVTYSLVAASDDPLVYAGSIVQSYRAISHALCAGLAQLGIAPELAPAPSARSAKSAACFDLPSDYEITLSGRKLVGSAQARQQGAVLQHGSILLHADAEAWTRALKLPPSLDGLALARRLIALDEALGYTPSFDAVVAALIRGFEQCWQIVLVPGALTPAEEHRAAELLSDKYGHPAWTTRR